The nucleotide sequence GCCGGCGTCCGGGTCTGGCCCGGCGTGACTCTTCCGGCCGGCGCGATCAGGTTCTCCGCACCTTCCTGATTTCTGTCGGCGATTTCGGTCCCTCGGCAGGGGCCATACCCCTCGGAAGGGACCGAATCAGGTCGTGCAGGCTCTCGTCGGTGTCCGCCGGGAGGGCGTCGATCGGGAAGAAGCGCAGGTCGAGGGACTCCGGCGAGATCACCGCCACGGCGTCCGCCGGCGCGATCACCGCGAACTGCACGTCGAAATGGCGGTTGGGAACCCCGAGCGAGCACGTGATCGGGTGCACGTCGAGGTGGATCGGGTCCGGCAGAACCCGCAGCCCGTCGATCCCGGACTCCTCGGTGGCCTCCCGCAGCGCCGCACCGGCCATGGTCAGGTCCTGCTCCTCGCAGTGGCCGCCGAGCTGCAGCCATCGCCCGACCCTCGGGTGCAGTGTCAGCAGCGTCGACCGCCGGTCGGCCGACATCACCAGTGCGCTGGCCGTCAGGTGGCCGGCCTCGCAGGACCTGCGGGTGGCATCGGGCCGGGCGGCCAGGAAACCGAGGAAGGCCTCGCGCAGCGCGGACTGCCCGGCGTCCGGCGCCGACCACCCCGCGAGGAGCTCGATGGCATCGCGATGCAACGCGGCGTGCGGCGCGTTGGTCATCTGGGCACCAGCGCGGTCATCTGATCAGCATCCCGTCGGCCGGATCGAACGGTGGCCGTGCCGAAAGACTCTCGTGCGGATGGCCGATCCCGATGGCGCCCAATGGTTCCCAGTCCTCCGGCAGAGACAGCACGGACCTCACCACCACCGGCGCGAAGATGGTCGAGGAGATCCAGGCCGACCCGATGCCCTCGGCGGCCAGGGCCACCAGCAGCGCCTGGACCGCGGCGCCGCCGGCCACCGTGAACATGGTGCGTTCCGCCTGGCGCCGCCGGTCGTCCGGGTAGTCGTGCCGGCCCTCTCCCGTGACGAACGGGATGACGACCTCCGTCGCCTCGTTCAGGATCTGGCCCCGGGCGGTGCGGCGTGCGATGCGCTCGTCGTCCCACCCGTCGCCGGCGAGGTCGGACTCCCACTGCGCGGCCATGGCCTGCAACAGGGCCTGACGGTGCTCGCGGACCAGGACGAACCGCACCGGCCGGGTGTGGTGCGGGGCCGGAGCGGTGAGCGCGATCCCGATGCACCGCGCCAGGACCGCGTCGTCGACCCTCTCGCCGGTGAACTGCCGAACGGTCCGGCGGAGCAGCACGGCCTCCTTCCGGCCCTGCGCGATGGACAGGTCGGTCCCGAGCCGGAAGAGGTCCTCCTCGTAGGGGCGCAGCAGCGCCGCGGCGAGATGATCGGAAGGGGCGGGTCCGTCTTCGGGTACCCCCGGCGCATCCAGTCCGCGGATCACCGCCACCGGGACGCCGGCCAGCTTGCCCTTGACCAGGTCACCGGCCGCGGCGATCTCGTCGCCGAGCCCGACCTGCGTCACGACCAACTCGTTGCCGAAATCGTCCACCCCGCCGCGATGGTCCTCCAGCACACGTACCCCGGCGGCCCCGATGGCCACGTCGGTGACGCCGTTGCGCCAGGCCCGGCCCTGCGTGTCGGTGATGACCACGCCGATCCGTCGTCCGCGTGCGGCGAATTCCCGGACGAGCCCGGCGGCGGAAGCGTCCGGGTCCTCCGGGAGCAGGGCGATCTCGTCGAGCCGGACGTTCGAGGCGTCGACGCCGGCCGCCGCGGCGATGATGCCCAGCCGGTTCTCCACGATCTTGGTCCGGCCCATCTGGGCCACCAGACGCACGGTCTCGGTATCGATCAGATGCCGGCGGAATTCCTCGCGGGCTCCCGGGTCGGTCGGGGACCTGACCAATCGGCCCTCGGTCTTGGACACCGCCTTGGACGTCACCACCAGTACATCCCCGTCGACGATCCAGGGAGCGGCAGCGGCGATGGCTCCGGCCAGGTCGTCGCCGGGACGGAATTCCGGTAGCCCGGTGACCGCCAGCACCTGCAACCCGTGCGGCGCAGCCGGACGGCCGTCGGGAATGACGCCGCTCGGTACGTCGGTGATGGGTGCTTTCCCCACGGGTCCTTCCTCCATGGGAACGTTCGTCATCTGGTCAGTTCCAGGCAGGCCGCCACCATGGCGGCGGTCGCGGTGGGATCCGTCATCAGCAGGGGGGCCTCGGCGACCCGGACGCCCGGGATGGTCACCGATTCGCCGGGGGCCACCAGGAATGCGTCGAGCAGGCCCCCTTCGGTGCGCGAGCCGTAGTGTCGCCCGACGCCCTGCGCCGAGACCTCCACCCCGATCGCCGTCAGGCAGGCATCGGCGTGACCGCGCAACGGCTTGCCGGCGATCAGCGGCGAGACCCCCACCACCGGCGCGGAAGCGGCCACGACGGCCTGACGGATGCCGGGGATCGCCAGGATCGGCGCGATCGACACGACGGGGTTGGAAGGTGCGATCAGCACCAGGTCGGCCTCGGCGATCGCCTCGAGCACGCCCGCGGCCGGTGCTGCCTCGTCGGCGCCGATGAACACGAAAGCCCTGGCGGGCAGAGCGGCCCGGTAGCGCGTCCACCACTCCTGGAAGTGCAGGGCCACATCAGGGGCCTCGGTGCCGTCCTCCGGCCGATCTGGAACCCACGCGGGATCGGCGACCACCACATGGGTCTCGACCCGCTGGTCGGACATCGGCAGGAGGGTGACGCCGGGTCGCCACTTCGCCGAGAGGGCGGCCGTGACCGCCGACAGTGGGTACCCGGCGTCGAGCATCCGGGTGCGCACGAGATGCGAGGCGATGTCCTTGTCCCCCAGTGCGAACCAGGGGGCTTCGGCGCCGTAGGAGGCGAGTTCGGCCGCTGCGGTGAAGGTTTCGTCCTGACGACCCCACCCGCGCTCGGTGTCGGCGACACCCG is from Nakamurella sp. PAMC28650 and encodes:
- a CDS encoding NUDIX hydrolase, with amino-acid sequence MTNAPHAALHRDAIELLAGWSAPDAGQSALREAFLGFLAARPDATRRSCEAGHLTASALVMSADRRSTLLTLHPRVGRWLQLGGHCEEQDLTMAGAALREATEESGIDGLRVLPDPIHLDVHPITCSLGVPNRHFDVQFAVIAPADAVAVISPESLDLRFFPIDALPADTDESLHDLIRSLPRGMAPAEGPKSPTEIRKVRRT
- a CDS encoding coenzyme F420-0:L-glutamate ligase, with translation MGKAPITDVPSGVIPDGRPAAPHGLQVLAVTGLPEFRPGDDLAGAIAAAAPWIVDGDVLVVTSKAVSKTEGRLVRSPTDPGAREEFRRHLIDTETVRLVAQMGRTKIVENRLGIIAAAAGVDASNVRLDEIALLPEDPDASAAGLVREFAARGRRIGVVITDTQGRAWRNGVTDVAIGAAGVRVLEDHRGGVDDFGNELVVTQVGLGDEIAAAGDLVKGKLAGVPVAVIRGLDAPGVPEDGPAPSDHLAAALLRPYEEDLFRLGTDLSIAQGRKEAVLLRRTVRQFTGERVDDAVLARCIGIALTAPAPHHTRPVRFVLVREHRQALLQAMAAQWESDLAGDGWDDERIARRTARGQILNEATEVVIPFVTGEGRHDYPDDRRRQAERTMFTVAGGAAVQALLVALAAEGIGSAWISSTIFAPVVVRSVLSLPEDWEPLGAIGIGHPHESLSARPPFDPADGMLIR
- the cofD gene encoding 2-phospho-L-lactate transferase, which produces MKITVLSGGVGGARFLLGVKAFLGWDPTGDRPQGAGDPADTPDSVTAIVNTGDDIRLHGLQICPDLDSCLYTLSGVADTERGWGRQDETFTAAAELASYGAEAPWFALGDKDIASHLVRTRMLDAGYPLSAVTAALSAKWRPGVTLLPMSDQRVETHVVVADPAWVPDRPEDGTEAPDVALHFQEWWTRYRAALPARAFVFIGADEAAPAAGVLEAIAEADLVLIAPSNPVVSIAPILAIPGIRQAVVAASAPVVGVSPLIAGKPLRGHADACLTAIGVEVSAQGVGRHYGSRTEGGLLDAFLVAPGESVTIPGVRVAEAPLLMTDPTATAAMVAACLELTR